A region of Pseudomonas sp. Marseille-Q3773 DNA encodes the following proteins:
- a CDS encoding DUF2802 domain-containing protein, whose amino-acid sequence MILEVAVIFLALAWAVSLWFFLNYSKRQRELAAQQAVGDALRDQRIKDLAKRLDDYQNGTVRMGEALHALSVSVAPLPDRIQQLEQRDPGNVTFTQAAKLVSMGASVAELTESCGLTQAEAELMRKLHQAH is encoded by the coding sequence GTGATCCTCGAGGTTGCTGTCATCTTCCTGGCGCTGGCCTGGGCTGTGAGCCTGTGGTTTTTCCTCAACTACAGCAAGCGCCAGCGCGAGCTCGCCGCGCAGCAGGCCGTGGGTGATGCGTTGCGTGACCAACGCATCAAGGACCTGGCCAAGCGCCTGGACGACTACCAGAACGGTACCGTGCGCATGGGCGAGGCGCTGCATGCATTGAGCGTGTCGGTTGCCCCGCTGCCGGACCGGATCCAGCAGCTGGAGCAGCGCGACCCCGGTAATGTCACCTTCACCCAGGCCGCCAAGCTGGTGAGCATGGGCGCCAGCGTGGCCGAGCTGACCGAAAGCTGCGGCCTGACCCAAGCCGAGGCGGAGCTGATGAGAAAGCTGCACCAGGCGCATTGA